From one Amaranthus tricolor cultivar Red isolate AtriRed21 chromosome 17, ASM2621246v1, whole genome shotgun sequence genomic stretch:
- the LOC130804663 gene encoding 40S ribosomal protein S21-like, with product MQNDEGEIIDLYVPRKCSATNRLITAKDHASVQINIGHLDDRGVYTGTSTTFALSGFIRAQGDADSALDRLWQKKKAQVGQ from the exons ATGCAGAACGACGAGGGAGAGATTATAGATCTTTACGTCCCCAGGAAATG CTCGGCCACTAACAGGCTGATCACTGCCAAGGACCATGCCTCAGTCCAAATTAACATTGGTCACTTGGATGACAGAGGTGTTTATACTGGTACTTCCACCACTTTTGCTCTTTCAGGCTTCATTCGTGCTCAG GGGGATGCCGACAGTGCTCTAGATCGTCTTTGGCAGAAAAAGAAGGCCCAAGTTGGTCAGTAA
- the LOC130804378 gene encoding amino acid transporter AVT6C-like encodes MTSDAGVPLLPTNSNNDIKISDKASISGAVFNVSTTMVGAGIMSIPATFKVLGVFSALFLIVVVAFLADLSANFLLRFTNSDDTKSFSGETMTYGGVMKESFGSIGSLLVQISVIITNWGCLVVYLIILGDVFCGSERGETLHLGILQEWFGSQWWNTRPYALLAIVVCVLLPLVLFRRVESLKYSSALSILLAVFFVCISLVMAISALIQGKTEKPRLFPDLNGQFSFFNLFTAVPVIVTAFTFHFNVLPITSELGNPSKMEKALKISLILCVAIYFSIGLFGYLLFGDTIASDILVNFDRSSESPLLNDVVRLSYALHLVLVYPMVNFPLRLFIDELVFPKKPVLANDNFRFFSLTSVILSLSYLAAIVIPDIWIFFQYVGSTAIVLIVFIFPAAITLRDVRGIFSLQDQIIAVIMVILAVLTSTISISTNIYSGSES; translated from the exons ATGACCTCCGACGCAGGAGTTCCATTACTTCCGACTAACTCGAACAACGATATAAAAATCTCCGATAAAGCTTCGATTTCTGGAGCAGTTTTTAATGTTTCGACAACTATGGTGGGTGCCGGAATTATGTCCATCCCGGCGACTTTTAAAGTTCTCGGAGTTTTCTCGGCCTTGTTTCTGATTGTCGTTGTCGCTTTTTTGGCGGATTTATCTGCGAACTTTCTGCTTCGCTTTACTAATTCAGACGATACTAAGTCATTTTCCGGTGAAACAATGACCTATGGCGGTGTTATGAAGGAGTCGTTTGGGTCGATTGGATCTTTGCTTGTTCAGATTTCTGTGATCATCACTAATTGGGGTTGCTTGGtcgtttatttgattattttgg GAGATGTCTTCTGTGGAAGCGAGCGTGGAGAGACCCTACATTTGGGTATCTTACAGGAGTGGTTTGGCTCTCAATGGTGGAATACTCGGCCTTATGCCCTTCTCGCCATTGTTGTTTGTGTTCTTCTCCCCCTAGTCCTTTTTCGTCGTGTTG AATCCTTGAAGTATTCCTCTGCGTTATCTATCTTGCTAGCTGTGTTCTTTGTTTGCATTAGCTTGGTGATGGCAATTTCTGCACTAATTCAAGGTAAAACTGAGAAGCCTAGGTTGTTCCCGGACTTGAATGGTCAATTCTCATTCTTCAACCTCTTCACCGCAGTTCCAGTAATTGTGACTGCTTTTACATTTCATTTCAATG TCCTTCCGATCACTTCAGAACTTGGGAATCCGTCTAAGATGGAAAAAGCACTGAAAATTTCTCTGATACTATGTGTAGCAATCTATTTTTCCATTGGCTTATTCGGGTACCTTTTATTTGGAGATACAATTGCATCAGATATACTTGTGAACTTTGACAGGTCGTCCGAGAGCCCTTTACTCAACGATGTGGTACGATTGAGCTATGCACTTCACCTTGTGCTGGTTTACCCTATGGTTAATTTCCCTCTAAGACTGTTCATCGATGAACTCGTGTTCCCTAAAAAGCCGGTTTTAGCCAATGACAACTTCAGATTCTTTTCTCTCACTTCAGTCATACTTTCCCTGTCCTACTTAGCTGCCATTGTCATTCCTGATATATGGATTTTCTTTCAGTACGTTGGTTCTACTGCTATTGTTTTGATCGTATTCATTTTCCCGGCCGCAATCACTTTGAG AGATGTTCGCGGTATATTCTCATTACAAGATCAAATTATTGCTGTGATAATGGTGATTTTGGCAGTGCTTACCAGCACAATTTCTATCTCGACAAACATATACAGTGGAAGCGAGTCATAG
- the LOC130804363 gene encoding amino acid transporter AVT6C-like: MSSDTGVPLLPTNIKIEKEVSNEASISGAVFNVSTSIIGAGIMSIPATLKVLGVVPALILIVIVALLADLSVNFLLRYSYSGEMTSFSGETVTYGGVMRESFGWVGSLLVQVSVAVSNWGCLIVYLIILGDVFSGNEHGESLHLGVLQEWFGVHWWNARPYALLCIVVLILLPLALYRRVEYLRFSSAVAVLLAVVFVVISFVMAIYAVFQGRTQKPRLFPDLDGQSSFFNLFTAVPVIVTAFTFHFNVHPISSELGKPSKMAKATKISLILCIIIYFSVGLFGYLLFGESIAPDILVNFDRSSERPWLNDMVRLSYALHLVLVYPLLNFSLRGNIDELLFHKKPSLANDNFRFVTLTLILLALSYLAAIAIPDIWVFFQYVGSTTIISIAFIFPAAIILRDVRGISSTKDKVIAVIMLFLAVVTSTISIATNIFNGIE; this comes from the exons ATGTCTTCCGACACCGGAGTTCCATTACTTCCGACGAACATTAAGATCGAGAAAGAAGTTTCTAATGAAGCGTCAATTTCTGGAGCAGTATTTAATGTTTCAACTAGCATTATTGGCGCTGGAATTATGTCGATTCCAGCTACATTGAAGGTTCTTGGAGTTGTTCCGGCGCTTAttttgattgttattgttgcATTATTGGCGGATTTATCGGTTAACTTTTTGCTGCGGTATAGTTACTCCGGTGAGATGACGTCATTTTCTGGTGAAACGGTGACGTATGGTGGTGTTATGAGAGAATCATTTGGTTGGGTTGGGTCTTTACTAGTTCAAGTTTCAGTGGCGGTTTCTAATTGGGGCTGCTTAAtcgtttatttgattattttag GGGATGTCTTCTCTGGAAATGAGCACGGAGAGTCCCTCCATTTGGGTGTCTTACAAGAGTGGTTTGGTGTTCATTGGTGGAATGCTCGGCCTTATGCCCTCCTTTGCATTGTCGTCTTAATTCTTCTCCCCTTGGCTCTTTATCGACGTGTTG AATACTTGAGGTTTTCCTCTGCAGTAGCAGTTCTCTTAGCTGTGGTGTTCGTTGTAATTAGTTTCGTGATGGCAATTTATGCGGTTTTTCAAGGAAGAACTCAGAAACCTAGACTGTTTCCGGACTTGGATggtcaatcttcattcttcaatctcTTTACTGCTGTGCCAGTTATAGTCACAGCGTTCACATTTCACTTCAATG TTCATCCAATCAGTTCAGAACTCGGCAAACCATCAAAAATGGCAAAAGCAACAAAAATTTCTCTCATATTATGCATTATAATCTACTTCTCCGTTGGCCTATTTGGGTACCTTTTGTTCGGGGAATCCATTGCACCCGACATACTAGTAAACTTCGACAGGTCTTCAGAGCGCCCTTGGCTCAACGATATGGTACGATTGAGCTATGCTCTTCACCTGGTGCTAGTCTACCCTTTGCTTAACTTCTCTTTAAGGGGAAATATTGATGAACTTTTGTTCCATAAGAAACCTAGTTTGGCCAATGACAATTTCAGATTTGTTACTCTCACTTTAATCTTGCTAGCCTTAAGCTACTTAGCTGCCATTGCTATTCCGGATATTTGGGTTTTCTTTCAGTATGTTGGATCAACTACCATTATCTCTATTGCATTCATTTTCCCTGCCGCGATAATTTTGAG AGATGTTCGTGGTATATCTTCAACAAAGGACAAAGTCATCGCTGTGATAATGTTGTTTTTGGCAGTAGTTACAAGCACAATCTCCATTGCAACCAACATTTTCAATGGAATCGAGTAA